A genomic region of Minwuia thermotolerans contains the following coding sequences:
- a CDS encoding agmatinase family protein: MFLPLDRRTRRNRPPADAATRESRRRHHPDLSKLRGWKSMQAEAGIPGDEWDKERRWALRMGLTGADSIEDKSIPTFARGELPHYAGINTFLKAPYTEDVTEVGNYDATVLGAPFDGGTTYRPGTRFGPQGIRKISALYTPYNYELAVDLREQMSLCDAGDIFTIPGNIEKTFDQISRACAHVFSTGSMPIILGGDHSIGFPTVRGIAECTSKTIGIVHFDRHADIQEKDLDERMHTTPWFHATNLPNVPAKNLVQVGIGGWQVPREAVAVARERETNIITMSDVEKMGIDRTAEMALEMAWDGADMVYLSFDIDCIDCGFVPGTGWPEPGGFLPREALGLVSRIAAEGICGMEIVEVSPPYDTSDITALMATRVIVDALGSMVAAGKLGAHGGLIDKPVEFPMGDYDAARDGARWTTSARKG; this comes from the coding sequence ATGTTCCTGCCTTTGGACCGCCGGACGCGCCGCAACCGGCCGCCGGCTGACGCCGCGACCCGGGAAAGCCGCCGCCGCCACCACCCCGACCTCTCCAAGCTGAGGGGCTGGAAGTCCATGCAGGCCGAGGCCGGCATTCCGGGCGACGAATGGGACAAGGAACGCCGCTGGGCGCTGCGCATGGGGCTCACTGGCGCGGATTCGATCGAGGACAAGTCGATCCCGACCTTCGCCCGCGGGGAACTGCCCCACTACGCCGGCATCAACACCTTCCTGAAGGCGCCCTACACCGAGGACGTGACCGAGGTCGGGAACTACGACGCGACCGTGCTCGGCGCCCCCTTCGACGGCGGCACCACCTACCGCCCCGGCACGCGCTTCGGGCCGCAGGGCATCCGCAAGATCTCGGCGCTGTACACCCCCTACAACTACGAACTGGCCGTCGACCTGCGCGAGCAGATGAGCCTCTGCGACGCCGGCGACATCTTCACCATTCCCGGCAATATCGAGAAGACCTTCGACCAGATCAGCCGCGCCTGCGCCCACGTCTTCTCCACCGGGTCGATGCCGATCATCCTGGGCGGCGACCATTCGATCGGCTTTCCCACCGTGCGCGGCATCGCCGAGTGCACGTCGAAGACCATCGGCATCGTCCACTTCGACCGCCATGCCGACATCCAGGAAAAGGACCTGGACGAACGCATGCATACCACGCCCTGGTTCCACGCCACCAACCTGCCCAACGTGCCGGCGAAGAACCTGGTCCAGGTCGGCATCGGCGGCTGGCAGGTGCCGCGCGAGGCCGTGGCCGTCGCCCGCGAGCGCGAGACCAACATCATCACCATGTCCGACGTGGAGAAGATGGGCATCGACAGGACCGCCGAAATGGCGCTGGAAATGGCCTGGGACGGCGCCGACATGGTCTATCTGTCCTTCGACATCGACTGCATCGACTGCGGCTTCGTGCCCGGCACCGGCTGGCCGGAACCCGGCGGCTTCCTGCCGCGCGAGGCGCTGGGGCTGGTTTCCCGCATCGCGGCAGAGGGGATCTGCGGCATGGAGATCGTGGAGGTCTCGCCGCCCTACGACACCTCCGACATCACCGCGCTGATGGCGACGCGGGTGATCGTCGACGCGCTGGGCTCCATGGTCGCCGCCGGCAAGCTGGGCGCGCACGGCGGCCTGATCGACAAGCCGGTCGAGTTTCCCATGGGCGACTACGATGCCGCCCGCGACGGTGCGCGGTGGACGACCAGCGCGCGGAAAGGCTGA
- a CDS encoding ABC transporter permease has translation MAHDHRGHGHHHHHGPGHNHDHAAPTHLHSHMEGEDRADEIAMLAGQFLEGFREASDKASYLRLAGVPLEIGSESGGKPLRLVDVTVESAWQVGAASPGFGGGDLVYMPFPGQMIRERVNCRLTYVSLTERRDVDLRRFLAEKVRD, from the coding sequence ATGGCGCACGATCATCGCGGCCACGGCCATCACCACCATCACGGGCCCGGCCACAATCACGATCACGCCGCGCCGACCCACCTGCATTCCCACATGGAGGGTGAGGACCGGGCCGACGAGATCGCCATGCTGGCCGGGCAGTTCCTCGAGGGTTTCCGCGAAGCCTCCGACAAGGCCAGCTATCTGCGCCTCGCCGGGGTGCCCCTGGAAATCGGCAGCGAGAGCGGCGGCAAACCGCTCCGGCTGGTCGACGTAACCGTGGAATCGGCCTGGCAGGTCGGCGCGGCCTCGCCGGGCTTCGGCGGCGGCGATCTGGTCTACATGCCCTTTCCGGGGCAGATGATCCGGGAGCGGGTCAACTGTCGCCTGACCTATGTCTCGCTGACCGAGCGACGCGACGTCGACCTGCGCCGCTTCCTGGCGGAGAAGGTCCGGGATTAG
- the ureG gene encoding urease accessory protein UreG: protein MSQSPNGPLRVGIGGPVGSGKTALMEQLSKALTRNYSVAAITNDIYTKEDAEILTRTGALPPERIMGVETGGCPHTAIREDASINLAAVAEMTERFPDLDVILIESGGDNLAATFSPELADITLYVIDVSAGDKIPAKGGPGITRSDMLIINKTDLAELVGADLGRMDRDAKAQRGERPFVFARIRFGEGVEAIRDFVVSRGGLGAAESDRLAG, encoded by the coding sequence ATGAGCCAGTCCCCCAACGGTCCTCTCCGCGTCGGCATCGGCGGTCCCGTCGGTTCCGGCAAGACCGCCCTGATGGAGCAGCTCTCCAAGGCGCTGACCCGGAACTACTCCGTGGCCGCGATCACCAACGACATCTACACGAAGGAGGACGCCGAGATCCTGACCCGCACCGGCGCCCTGCCGCCCGAGCGGATCATGGGCGTCGAGACCGGCGGCTGCCCGCACACGGCGATCCGCGAGGACGCCTCCATCAACCTCGCCGCCGTGGCCGAAATGACGGAGCGGTTTCCCGATCTGGACGTCATCCTGATCGAGTCGGGCGGCGACAACCTGGCGGCGACCTTCAGCCCGGAGCTTGCCGACATCACGCTCTATGTCATCGACGTCTCGGCGGGCGACAAGATCCCGGCCAAGGGCGGGCCGGGCATCACCCGCTCCGACATGCTGATCATCAACAAGACCGATCTGGCCGAGCTGGTGGGCGCCGATCTCGGGCGCATGGACAGGGACGCGAAGGCGCAGCGCGGCGAACGGCCCTTCGTCTTCGCCCGCATCCGCTTCGGCGAGGGCGTCGAGGCGATCCGCGACTTCGTCGTCAGCCGCGGCGGTCTCGGCGCCGCGGAGTCCGACCGCCTCGCCGGCTGA
- a CDS encoding urease accessory protein UreD, with protein sequence MFAAISRSESAVPNSKAGSPGPPRSVGAVRIAFLGVGTRTALADLHQQGCMKARLPRSYDGDPLTAILINTAGGLTGGDDVETTVEWGAGAQACFSTQAAERIYRSSGGAALIRNRLTAGAGAAAEWLPQETILFDAGRFRRETEVDLDPHSRFLAVESVVLGRKAMGETIRTGMIADRWSVRVGGRLVWLDAFRLEDDLAAQIARPAVLAGAGAYATVIAQASGPDAVLAAIREGVGADGGASRRGPLVVGRVTAPDGDALRLRLAALIPALRRVVTGQPARLPRVFRI encoded by the coding sequence ATGTTCGCCGCCATCTCACGGTCTGAATCGGCGGTCCCGAATTCGAAGGCAGGCAGTCCGGGGCCGCCGCGATCGGTCGGCGCCGTCCGCATCGCCTTCCTGGGGGTGGGCACGCGGACGGCGCTGGCCGATCTCCATCAGCAGGGCTGCATGAAGGCCCGCCTGCCGCGATCCTATGACGGCGATCCGCTGACGGCGATCCTGATCAACACCGCCGGCGGCCTGACCGGCGGCGACGATGTGGAAACCACGGTGGAATGGGGCGCAGGGGCGCAGGCCTGCTTCTCGACCCAGGCGGCCGAGCGCATCTACCGCAGTTCCGGCGGCGCGGCGCTGATCCGCAACCGCCTGACCGCGGGCGCCGGGGCTGCGGCCGAGTGGCTGCCGCAGGAGACGATCCTGTTCGATGCCGGCCGGTTCCGCCGCGAGACAGAGGTCGACCTGGATCCCCACTCGCGCTTCCTGGCGGTCGAGAGCGTCGTGCTCGGCCGCAAGGCCATGGGCGAGACGATACGCACCGGCATGATCGCCGACCGTTGGTCGGTGCGGGTCGGCGGGCGGCTGGTCTGGCTGGACGCGTTCCGGCTGGAGGACGATCTGGCCGCGCAGATCGCGCGTCCGGCGGTGCTCGCGGGCGCAGGCGCCTATGCCACCGTGATCGCACAGGCGAGCGGGCCGGACGCCGTGCTCGCCGCCATCCGCGAAGGGGTCGGCGCCGACGGCGGCGCAAGCCGCCGGGGGCCGCTGGTGGTCGGCCGTGTGACCGCGCCCGATGGCGATGCGCTGCGTTTGCGGCTGGCGGCGCTGATACCGGCGCTCCGCCGCGTGGTCACGGGGCAGCCCGCGCGGCTGCCGCGGGTCTTCAGAATATGA
- the ureC gene encoding urease subunit alpha — protein MAYRIGREAYADMFGPTVGDRVRLADTQLIVEVEEDRTIYGEEVKFGGGKVIRDGMGQSQVSRADGAVDTVITNALIIDHTGIIKADVGIRDGRIAGIGKAGNPDTQPGVDIVIGPGTEAIAGEGKILTAGGFDAHIHFICPQQIEEALMSGVTTMLGGGTGPATGTNATTCTPGAWHIGRMLQAFDAFPMNLALSGKGNASTPKALQEMVLAGASSLKLHEDWGTTPAAIDCCLSVADEMDVQVMIHTDTLNESGFVENTVAAFKGRTIHAFHTEGAGGGHAPDIIKVCGEANVIPSSTNPTRPFTVNTIDEHLDMLMVCHHLDPNIPEDVAFAESRIRRETIAAEDILHDMGAFSIIASDSQAMGRVGEVIIRTWQTADKMKRQRGPLPEERGDNDNFRVRRYIAKYTINPAVAHGMSAHIGSVEPGKLADLVLWSPAFFGVKPDLILKSGTIAAAQMGDPNASIPTPQPVHYRPMFGSYGRSLTESSVTFVSKAALDAGIGGSLGLAKRVLAVENVRGGIGKKSMVLNDMTPEIDVHPETYEVRANGELLTCEPAAELAMAQRYFLF, from the coding sequence ATGGCCTATCGCATCGGACGCGAAGCCTATGCCGACATGTTCGGCCCCACGGTCGGCGACAGGGTGCGCCTGGCCGACACGCAGCTGATCGTGGAGGTCGAGGAAGACCGCACGATCTACGGAGAGGAGGTGAAGTTCGGCGGCGGCAAGGTGATCCGCGACGGCATGGGCCAGTCCCAGGTCAGCCGCGCCGATGGCGCCGTCGATACCGTGATCACCAACGCTCTGATCATCGACCACACCGGCATCATCAAGGCCGATGTGGGCATCCGCGACGGCCGCATCGCCGGCATCGGCAAGGCCGGCAACCCGGACACCCAGCCCGGCGTCGACATCGTCATCGGCCCGGGCACGGAGGCCATCGCCGGCGAGGGGAAGATCCTCACCGCCGGCGGCTTCGATGCGCACATCCACTTCATCTGTCCCCAGCAGATCGAGGAGGCGCTGATGAGCGGCGTGACCACCATGCTGGGCGGCGGCACCGGTCCCGCGACCGGCACCAACGCCACGACCTGCACGCCCGGCGCCTGGCACATCGGGCGCATGCTGCAGGCCTTCGATGCCTTCCCCATGAACCTTGCGCTTTCCGGCAAGGGCAACGCGTCCACGCCGAAGGCCCTGCAGGAGATGGTGCTGGCCGGCGCCTCGTCGCTGAAGCTGCACGAGGACTGGGGCACGACGCCCGCGGCCATCGACTGCTGTCTCTCGGTCGCCGACGAGATGGACGTGCAGGTGATGATCCACACCGACACGCTCAACGAGTCCGGCTTCGTCGAGAACACGGTCGCCGCCTTCAAGGGCCGCACCATCCACGCCTTCCACACCGAAGGCGCGGGCGGCGGTCATGCGCCGGACATCATCAAGGTCTGCGGCGAGGCCAATGTCATCCCCTCGTCGACCAACCCGACGCGGCCCTTCACAGTGAACACCATCGACGAGCATCTCGACATGCTGATGGTCTGCCATCATCTGGACCCGAACATCCCCGAGGACGTGGCTTTCGCCGAAAGCCGCATCCGCCGCGAGACCATCGCCGCCGAAGATATCCTGCACGACATGGGCGCGTTCTCGATCATCGCCTCCGACAGCCAGGCCATGGGCCGGGTCGGCGAGGTCATCATCCGCACCTGGCAGACCGCCGACAAGATGAAGCGCCAGCGCGGGCCGTTGCCCGAGGAGCGGGGCGACAACGACAATTTCCGCGTCCGCCGCTACATCGCGAAGTACACGATCAACCCGGCGGTCGCGCACGGCATGTCGGCCCATATCGGCTCGGTCGAGCCGGGCAAGCTGGCCGACCTGGTGCTCTGGTCGCCGGCCTTCTTCGGCGTCAAGCCGGACCTCATCCTGAAGTCCGGCACCATCGCCGCGGCGCAGATGGGCGACCCCAACGCCTCCATCCCGACGCCGCAGCCGGTGCACTACCGCCCGATGTTCGGGTCCTACGGCCGTTCGCTGACCGAATCCTCGGTGACATTCGTCTCGAAGGCGGCGCTGGACGCCGGCATCGGCGGGAGCCTGGGGCTGGCCAAGCGCGTGCTGGCGGTAGAGAACGTGCGCGGCGGAATCGGCAAGAAATCGATGGTGCTCAACGACATGACGCCGGAGATCGACGTCCATCCGGAGACCTACGAGGTCCGCGCCAACGGGGAGCTGCTGACCTGCGAGCCCGCCGCCGAGCTCGCCATGGCCCAGCGGTACTTCCTGTTCTGA
- a CDS encoding urease accessory protein UreE, whose product MLKCHETIPAGSFEPAAAADRVVLDLEDRRRRRLSIAGEGGLAFLLDLAEVPALKEGDGLRLTDGRIVAVAAAPERLAEITARDAAHLVRIAWHLGNRHLPTELKGEKLRIRHDHVIEAMVEGLGGEVAHVTAPFEPEGGAYGHGPVHAHDHGHAPRSSHGGH is encoded by the coding sequence ATGCTGAAATGCCACGAGACCATTCCTGCCGGATCGTTCGAGCCGGCCGCTGCCGCGGACCGCGTCGTCCTCGATCTGGAGGACCGGCGGCGCCGGCGGCTGTCGATCGCTGGCGAGGGAGGGCTGGCCTTTCTGCTCGATCTCGCCGAGGTGCCGGCCCTGAAGGAGGGCGACGGGCTCCGGCTCACGGACGGTCGCATCGTCGCGGTCGCCGCCGCGCCGGAGCGCCTGGCCGAGATCACGGCCCGCGACGCGGCGCACCTGGTCCGCATCGCCTGGCATCTGGGCAACCGCCACCTGCCGACGGAACTGAAGGGGGAAAAGCTGCGCATCCGCCACGATCATGTCATCGAGGCGATGGTAGAAGGGCTTGGCGGCGAGGTGGCGCATGTCACCGCGCCGTTCGAACCCGAGGGCGGGGCCTATGGCCACGGCCCAGTCCACGCGCACGATCATGGCCATGCCCCGCGTTCCAGTCATGGAGGTCATTGA
- a CDS encoding putative urea ABC transporter substrate-binding protein has product MKRIIATIAATAVIAIGLGGPAQAEKKDSFRVAWSIYVGWMPWGYMEDSGIMDKWAARYGIDVEIVQINDYIESINQYSAGAFDGVSATNMDTLSIPAGGGVDTTALIVGDFSNGNDAVLVKGDRAFADLKGEQVNLVELSVSHYLLARGLESAGMSEADIGIVNTSDADMVAAFATPGVTAAVTWNPLVFTIMEMPGVSKIYDSADIPGEIIDLMVVNTETLADNPDFGKALAGAWYETMSLMAADTEAGKAARTAMAEASGTDLAGYDAQLATTKMFYDPADAVAFTEDPKLLQTMDFVRNFLFDHGILGEGARSVDDIGMAFPGGATLGDTNNIKFRFDPAYMVMAAEGKL; this is encoded by the coding sequence ATGAAACGCATCATCGCAACCATCGCCGCGACGGCGGTCATCGCCATCGGGCTGGGCGGACCGGCGCAGGCGGAGAAGAAGGACAGCTTCCGCGTCGCCTGGTCGATCTATGTCGGCTGGATGCCGTGGGGGTACATGGAAGACTCCGGCATCATGGACAAATGGGCCGCCAGATACGGCATCGACGTCGAGATCGTGCAGATCAACGACTATATAGAGAGCATCAACCAGTACTCCGCCGGCGCCTTCGACGGGGTCAGCGCGACCAACATGGATACGCTGTCCATTCCCGCCGGCGGCGGCGTCGATACGACGGCGCTGATCGTGGGCGACTTCTCCAACGGCAACGACGCCGTGCTGGTGAAGGGCGATCGCGCCTTCGCGGATCTGAAGGGCGAGCAGGTCAACCTGGTGGAGCTCTCCGTCTCCCACTACCTGCTGGCGCGCGGCCTGGAGAGCGCCGGCATGTCGGAAGCGGACATCGGCATCGTCAACACCTCTGACGCCGACATGGTCGCGGCCTTCGCAACGCCCGGCGTCACCGCCGCGGTGACCTGGAACCCGCTGGTCTTCACCATCATGGAAATGCCGGGCGTCTCCAAGATATACGACAGTGCGGACATCCCCGGCGAGATCATCGACCTGATGGTCGTCAACACCGAGACGCTGGCCGACAACCCGGACTTCGGCAAGGCGCTGGCCGGCGCCTGGTACGAGACCATGAGCCTGATGGCCGCCGACACCGAAGCGGGCAAGGCCGCGCGAACGGCCATGGCGGAGGCGTCCGGCACCGACCTCGCCGGCTATGACGCCCAGCTCGCGACCACGAAGATGTTCTACGATCCGGCGGACGCGGTCGCCTTCACCGAGGACCCGAAGCTGCTCCAGACCATGGATTTCGTGCGCAACTTCCTGTTCGACCACGGCATCCTGGGCGAGGGCGCGCGCTCGGTCGACGACATCGGCATGGCCTTTCCCGGCGGCGCCACGCTCGGCGATACCAACAACATCAAGTTCCGCTTCGATCCGGCCTACATGGTGATGGCCGCCGAAGGGAAGCTGTGA
- a CDS encoding urease subunit gamma: MNLTPREKDKLLVAMAAVVARRRLERGVRLNHPEAIALITDFVVEGARDGRPVADLMSEGAKVIGRDQVMDGVAEMIHDVQVEATFPDGTKLVTVHQPIR, from the coding sequence ATGAATCTCACGCCCAGGGAGAAGGACAAGCTGCTGGTCGCCATGGCGGCCGTCGTGGCCAGACGGCGGCTGGAGCGCGGCGTCAGGCTCAACCATCCGGAGGCGATCGCGCTGATCACCGACTTCGTGGTCGAGGGCGCGCGCGACGGCCGGCCCGTCGCCGATCTGATGAGCGAGGGCGCGAAGGTGATCGGCCGCGACCAGGTCATGGACGGGGTGGCCGAGATGATCCACGACGTCCAGGTCGAGGCGACCTTCCCCGACGGGACCAAGCTGGTCACCGTCCACCAGCCGATCCGCTAG
- a CDS encoding urease subunit beta, giving the protein MIPGEYFIKPGEIELNAGAETVTITVANTGDRPVQVGSHYHFHETNPALDFDRDKARGMRLDIPAGSAVRFEPGQSRDVTLVPYGGRRFVYGFNQKIMGGLD; this is encoded by the coding sequence ATGATTCCGGGCGAATACTTCATCAAGCCGGGCGAGATCGAGCTCAACGCCGGCGCCGAAACGGTCACCATCACCGTCGCCAATACCGGGGATCGGCCGGTCCAGGTCGGCAGCCACTACCATTTCCACGAAACCAATCCGGCGCTGGACTTCGACCGCGACAAGGCGCGCGGCATGCGCCTCGACATCCCGGCGGGTTCGGCCGTGCGCTTCGAGCCGGGTCAGAGCCGTGACGTGACGCTGGTGCCTTACGGCGGCAGGCGCTTCGTCTACGGCTTCAACCAGAAGATCATGGGAGGGCTGGACTGA
- a CDS encoding urease accessory protein UreF, which yields MPSDINLLRLMSWLSPAFPVGAYTYSHGLEAAVEDNLIRDRRSAEEWIVDLVTRGAGRTDATLLAHAWRAVTNGDESLLAETAETAAALSATSELALETESQGRAFLKAVDAAWPTPALEMLARVHDGPVAYPVAVGVTAAGHELPLTEAAVAYLHAYAGNLISAVVRLVPLGQTDGLRLTRAVEPLLPKVAGAALATPLASVASAGFVADLKSMQHETQRTRLFRS from the coding sequence ATGCCGTCCGATATCAACCTGCTTCGCCTGATGAGCTGGCTTTCCCCGGCTTTTCCCGTCGGGGCCTATACCTACAGCCACGGGCTGGAGGCCGCCGTCGAGGACAATCTGATCCGCGACCGCCGGAGCGCGGAGGAGTGGATCGTCGATCTTGTCACGCGAGGCGCGGGACGAACCGACGCCACGCTGCTGGCCCACGCCTGGCGGGCGGTGACGAACGGCGACGAGTCGCTGCTGGCGGAAACCGCGGAGACCGCCGCGGCGCTCTCGGCCACCTCGGAGCTGGCGCTGGAGACCGAGTCCCAGGGGCGCGCCTTCCTCAAGGCGGTGGATGCCGCCTGGCCGACGCCGGCGCTGGAAATGCTGGCGCGCGTCCATGACGGGCCCGTGGCCTATCCCGTGGCCGTCGGCGTCACCGCGGCAGGCCATGAACTGCCTCTGACCGAGGCGGCGGTGGCCTATCTGCATGCCTATGCCGGCAATCTGATCTCGGCGGTGGTGCGCCTGGTGCCGCTGGGCCAGACCGACGGCCTGCGCCTGACGCGCGCCGTGGAGCCGCTTCTGCCGAAGGTCGCGGGAGCCGCGCTGGCCACGCCGCTCGCCAGCGTCGCCAGCGCCGGTTTCGTCGCGGACCTGAAATCCATGCAGCACGAAACCCAGAGAACGAGGTTGTTCCGCTCATGA
- a CDS encoding ABC transporter permease gives MRWINRRPVRSVAVLLAALPFALTLLAYVVGSEVRRAENPNDKLLPAPAEVIERAAELATEPDRRSGDVLLWRDTAASLQRLAVGVAIAASLGLGFGLAIGLFPAGRSTLASYVAFLSLIPPLALLPILFIVFGLGEVSKVVLIAVGITPFIIRDLSQRVLEIPTEQLVKAQTLGGSSWQILLRVALPQVAPRLVQAVRLSLGPAWLFLIAAEAIAAQDGLGYRIFLVRRYLAMDVILPYVCWITFLAFAIDWSLRRFSRRAFGWAHTEGESL, from the coding sequence GTGCGCTGGATAAACCGCCGCCCCGTCAGGTCGGTCGCGGTGCTGCTCGCCGCCCTGCCCTTCGCGCTCACCCTGCTGGCCTATGTGGTCGGCTCGGAGGTCCGCCGGGCGGAGAACCCGAACGACAAGCTGCTGCCGGCGCCGGCGGAGGTGATCGAGCGCGCCGCCGAACTCGCCACCGAACCGGACCGCCGCAGCGGCGACGTCCTGCTCTGGCGGGACACGGCGGCCAGCCTGCAGCGCCTGGCGGTCGGCGTCGCCATAGCCGCCTCGCTCGGCCTCGGCTTCGGCCTCGCGATCGGTCTGTTCCCGGCGGGCCGCTCCACCCTGGCCTCCTACGTCGCCTTTCTGTCCCTGATACCGCCGCTGGCGCTGCTGCCGATCCTGTTCATCGTCTTCGGCCTGGGCGAGGTCTCGAAAGTCGTGCTGATCGCCGTCGGCATCACCCCCTTCATCATCCGCGACCTGAGTCAGCGCGTGCTGGAGATTCCGACGGAACAACTCGTCAAGGCGCAGACGCTGGGCGGCTCGTCGTGGCAGATCCTGCTGCGCGTCGCCCTGCCCCAGGTGGCGCCCCGGCTGGTGCAGGCGGTCCGGCTCTCGCTGGGGCCGGCCTGGCTCTTCCTGATCGCGGCCGAGGCGATCGCCGCGCAGGACGGCCTCGGCTACCGCATCTTCCTGGTCCGCCGCTATCTCGCGATGGACGTGATCCTGCCCTATGTCTGCTGGATCACGTTTCTCGCCTTCGCCATCGACTGGTCGCTGCGCCGGTTCTCCCGGCGCGCCTTCGGCTGGGCCCATACGGAGGGAGAGAGCCTGTGA
- a CDS encoding zinc-dependent alcohol dehydrogenase family protein — translation MTAMTLPRTGAALDASRVPLPEPGPGQVRVKIAACGVCRTDLHVVDGDLPDVPQGVIPGHEIVGTVDALGSGVSDLAKGDRVGVPWLGHSCGTCFYCGEGLENLCDAPGFTGYTIQGGYAEYCVADARYVFPLPDRYGDAEAAPLLCAGLIGYRSWAMVREAKRLGMYGFGAAAHIIAQVAVAKGVEVHAFTREGDAAAQEFARSLGCAWAGGSDESPAEPLDAAIIFAPVGPLVPAALRAVRKGGTVVCAGIHMSDIPAFPYRILWGERVVRSVANLTRADGEEFMRLAAEVPIATHVTEYPLADANRALDDLREGRINGAAVLIP, via the coding sequence ATGACTGCGATGACGCTGCCACGCACCGGTGCGGCTCTGGACGCGAGCCGGGTTCCGCTGCCCGAGCCCGGGCCAGGTCAGGTGCGGGTGAAGATTGCCGCCTGCGGGGTCTGCCGCACGGACCTGCATGTCGTGGACGGGGACCTGCCGGACGTGCCGCAGGGCGTCATTCCCGGCCACGAGATCGTCGGAACCGTCGATGCGCTGGGTTCCGGTGTGTCGGATCTGGCAAAGGGTGACCGTGTCGGCGTGCCATGGCTCGGCCATAGCTGCGGGACCTGCTTCTACTGCGGCGAGGGTCTCGAGAACCTCTGCGACGCGCCGGGGTTTACCGGCTACACCATCCAGGGCGGCTATGCTGAATACTGCGTCGCCGACGCTCGCTACGTGTTCCCGCTGCCGGACCGCTACGGCGATGCCGAAGCCGCGCCGCTGCTCTGCGCCGGGCTGATCGGCTACCGTTCCTGGGCCATGGTCCGGGAAGCCAAGCGGCTCGGCATGTACGGCTTCGGCGCCGCCGCCCACATCATCGCCCAGGTGGCGGTCGCGAAGGGCGTGGAGGTGCACGCCTTTACCCGCGAAGGCGACGCGGCGGCGCAGGAATTCGCCAGGAGTCTCGGCTGCGCCTGGGCCGGGGGTTCCGACGAGAGCCCTGCCGAGCCGCTGGACGCGGCGATCATCTTCGCGCCCGTCGGGCCACTGGTGCCGGCGGCGCTCAGGGCGGTGCGCAAGGGCGGCACGGTGGTCTGCGCCGGCATCCACATGAGCGACATCCCGGCCTTTCCCTACAGGATCCTCTGGGGCGAGCGGGTGGTGCGCTCGGTCGCCAACCTGACCCGCGCCGACGGAGAGGAATTCATGCGTCTGGCGGCGGAAGTGCCGATCGCGACGCACGTCACCGAGTATCCGCTGGCGGACGCCAACCGGGCCCTGGACGACCTGCGCGAGGGCCGCATCAACGGCGCGGCGGTCCTCATTCCCTAA
- a CDS encoding ABC transporter ATP-binding protein has product MSAVSVRRVFKTYGHTPILENVDLDIDEGQFCAIVGASGCGKSTFLRMLLAQEMPSAGEIRIDGQPPAREPGPDRGVVFQRYSVFPHLSVRRNLLLPMEFGGSRLLGRLFGPRRQELEREADRVLERIGLAHMADAWPSQLSGGMQQRLAIAQALALKPKVLLLDEPFGALDPGTRKSMHEFLLDLWRETGMTIFMVSHDLSEAFTLANRVLVFDKRRWDPHDPTAFGATVTYDFKLTEKDWEKPDVPAFGPPDAPQPAAG; this is encoded by the coding sequence GTGAGCGCGGTCTCCGTCCGCCGGGTCTTCAAGACCTATGGCCACACACCGATTCTGGAGAACGTCGACCTGGACATCGACGAGGGGCAGTTCTGCGCCATCGTCGGCGCCTCGGGCTGCGGCAAATCCACCTTCCTGCGCATGTTGCTGGCCCAGGAGATGCCGAGCGCCGGCGAGATCCGCATCGACGGACAGCCGCCCGCGCGCGAACCCGGCCCCGACCGCGGCGTCGTCTTCCAGCGCTATTCCGTCTTCCCGCATCTGAGCGTGCGCCGGAACCTGCTGCTGCCGATGGAGTTCGGCGGGAGCCGCCTGCTCGGCCGGCTGTTCGGTCCCCGCCGGCAGGAACTGGAGCGCGAGGCCGACCGGGTGCTGGAGCGTATCGGGCTGGCACACATGGCCGACGCCTGGCCCAGCCAGCTCTCCGGCGGCATGCAGCAGCGTCTCGCCATCGCCCAGGCGCTGGCGCTGAAGCCGAAGGTGCTGCTCCTCGACGAGCCCTTCGGCGCGCTGGACCCGGGCACCCGCAAGTCGATGCACGAATTCCTGCTCGATCTCTGGCGGGAAACCGGCATGACCATCTTCATGGTCAGCCATGACCTGTCCGAGGCTTTCACCCTGGCCAACAGGGTGCTGGTCTTCGACAAGCGCCGCTGGGACCCCCATGATCCGACCGCCTTCGGCGCCACCGTGACCTACGATTTCAAACTGACCGAGAAAGACTGGGAGAAACCCGATGTTCCTGCCTTTGGACCGCCGGACGCGCCGCAACCGGCCGCCGGCTGA